Proteins from a single region of Amycolatopsis sp. CA-230715:
- a CDS encoding amino acid ABC transporter permease translates to MSQLTESLGDFGNGLLTTVELAGASFAGAVVVAVVVVTCRIVPVRPLRLFGTAYVELFQSIPLLLWLALVFFALPEIGVEFGAFASVVLASSLYQGSYYAEAIRSGVNSVSKGQAEAARALGMSTRQLLTNIVLPQAFRTTVQPLTNITITLVLETALAATVGLLDLTEAANRINFRTAEPILVYTGAGLCYAAMAVVVSTIGGRLERRMVIHR, encoded by the coding sequence ATGAGTCAACTGACCGAGTCACTCGGTGATTTCGGCAACGGCCTTCTGACCACCGTGGAACTGGCCGGAGCCTCCTTCGCCGGCGCCGTCGTGGTGGCCGTCGTCGTGGTCACCTGCCGGATCGTCCCGGTGCGTCCGTTGCGCCTGTTCGGCACCGCGTACGTGGAACTGTTCCAAAGCATTCCGTTGCTGCTCTGGCTCGCGCTGGTGTTCTTCGCGCTGCCGGAAATCGGCGTCGAATTCGGCGCTTTCGCCAGCGTGGTGCTGGCTTCTTCGCTGTACCAAGGCTCTTACTACGCCGAGGCCATCCGCTCCGGCGTGAACTCGGTGTCGAAGGGGCAGGCGGAAGCGGCACGCGCGCTGGGCATGAGCACGCGGCAGTTGCTCACGAACATCGTGCTGCCGCAGGCGTTCCGCACCACCGTGCAACCGCTGACGAACATCACCATCACGCTCGTGCTGGAGACCGCGCTCGCCGCGACGGTGGGTCTGCTCGACCTGACCGAGGCCGCGAACCGGATCAACTTCCGCACCGCGGAGCCGATTCTCGTCTACACCGGCGCCGGGCTCTGCTACGCGGCGATGGCGGTGGTGGTCTCCACGATCGGCGGCAGGCTGGAGCGCAGGATGGTGATCCACCGATGA
- a CDS encoding copper homeostasis protein CutC, producing MTQGAKATLLEVIALGPRDAEHAEEGGADRLELVTDIASDGLTPPDSVVEAVLEATELPVRVMLRDEDSFKPRDLATLKDTAKRLADVGAREFVFGFLTEDGEVDLDACHALADVLPGLKWTFHRAVDHARDVLAAHAALLELGCDTVLTAGHAGGVAAGADLLRKLAVREAGPRVLVGGGLRAEQIPSLREAGLDAFHVGSGVRTAGWDEPVDVAAVRRWAGLLA from the coding sequence ATGACGCAGGGTGCGAAAGCCACGTTGCTGGAGGTGATCGCGCTCGGCCCGCGCGACGCCGAGCACGCCGAGGAAGGCGGTGCGGATCGGCTCGAGCTCGTCACCGACATAGCCAGCGACGGGTTGACCCCGCCGGATTCGGTGGTCGAGGCGGTCCTCGAGGCGACGGAGCTGCCGGTGCGCGTGATGCTCCGCGACGAAGACTCGTTCAAACCGCGTGACCTCGCGACGCTGAAGGACACCGCGAAGCGCCTCGCCGACGTGGGCGCCCGCGAATTCGTCTTCGGGTTCCTGACCGAGGACGGCGAGGTCGACCTGGACGCGTGCCACGCGCTGGCCGACGTGCTTCCCGGGCTGAAGTGGACGTTCCACCGCGCGGTCGACCACGCGCGCGACGTGCTGGCCGCGCACGCGGCACTGCTCGAACTCGGCTGCGACACCGTGCTGACCGCGGGGCACGCGGGCGGTGTCGCGGCGGGAGCGGACCTGCTGCGCAAGCTCGCCGTCCGCGAGGCGGGGCCGCGGGTGCTGGTCGGCGGCGGCCTGCGCGCCGAGCAGATCCCGTCGCTGCGCGAAGCGGGCCTCGACGCGTTCCACGTCGGCAGCGGGGTCCGCACCGCGGGCTGGGACGAGCCGGTCGACGTCGCCGCGGTCCGCCGCTGGGCGGGTCTGCTCGCGTAG
- a CDS encoding amino acid ABC transporter permease: MSSSDFLFDVPGPKAKRRIRIATIASVLVGAALLALALVQFGNHGQLAFGRWRPFGTWPIISYLLQGLGGTALAAALSTVLAGALGLLLAFARVSGPRPVSFLARAYMEVIRVLPGLLLIYVVLFALPPLGLEMSPLWMIVTAITVYRATQFGEIFRSGILSLDRGQGEAALALGMSKSGAMRHVIFPQALRRVTPSLVGQLAGIVKDTAFGYLVSYADLLFLGKTLSNYNHLLIQTYLVIALVYFLVNFGLSRLARWLEARERRSGRSAVLATDPDDELVVPPVPGAEHAPEAELAAADAAEWELAEEVERLDEIPETTKLDGR; the protein is encoded by the coding sequence GTGAGTTCCAGTGATTTCCTTTTCGATGTTCCCGGGCCGAAGGCCAAGCGGCGCATCAGGATCGCGACCATCGCGTCCGTTCTCGTCGGGGCCGCGCTGCTCGCGCTGGCGCTCGTGCAGTTCGGGAACCACGGCCAGCTCGCGTTCGGCCGCTGGCGCCCGTTCGGCACCTGGCCGATCATCAGCTATCTGTTGCAGGGCCTCGGCGGCACCGCGCTCGCCGCGGCACTGTCCACTGTGCTCGCCGGTGCGCTCGGCCTGCTGCTGGCCTTCGCCAGGGTGTCCGGGCCGCGCCCGGTCTCCTTCCTCGCCAGGGCGTACATGGAAGTGATCCGGGTGCTCCCCGGGCTGCTCCTGATCTACGTGGTGCTGTTCGCGCTGCCGCCGCTCGGGCTGGAGATGTCTCCACTGTGGATGATCGTCACCGCGATCACGGTGTACCGGGCGACCCAGTTCGGCGAGATCTTTCGCAGTGGCATCCTTTCGCTCGACCGCGGCCAGGGCGAAGCCGCGCTCGCGCTCGGGATGAGCAAGTCGGGCGCCATGCGGCACGTGATCTTCCCGCAGGCGCTGCGGCGCGTGACGCCGTCACTGGTCGGCCAGCTCGCCGGGATCGTGAAGGACACCGCGTTCGGCTATCTGGTCAGCTACGCGGATCTGCTCTTCCTCGGCAAAACCCTGTCGAACTACAACCACCTGCTGATCCAGACCTACCTGGTGATCGCGCTCGTCTACTTCCTGGTCAACTTCGGGCTTTCCCGGCTCGCGAGGTGGCTGGAAGCGCGGGAGCGGCGCAGCGGGCGGTCCGCGGTGCTCGCCACCGATCCGGACGACGAGCTCGTGGTGCCGCCGGTGCCGGGTGCCGAGCACGCGCCGGAGGCGGAGCTGGCCGCGGCCGACGCCGCCGAATGGGAACTCGCCGAAGAGGTCGAACGGCTCGACGAGATCCCCGAAACCACGAAACTGGACGGCCGCTAG
- a CDS encoding nitrate- and nitrite sensing domain-containing protein: protein MARRRSRPRDDAMADASHDASAVAEAGGRWRLRNWRLRTKLLAVLLIPAITVVVLAGLHAKQDLDHADQLAELAARGRVDGTIAEVVHQLQRERDLTVRFVAGGRKADPAELRAQRDRVDAASAAFSKEIGAQTPKLPSQAVTALRQTESRLGVLTGLRFAGEHSAYPADAVLRSYSELISGLLDMNDQAVTGITDPDLARLRLAANALARVKDQMSIKRAVLAQALEQGSLSPDGTRALLGADAELSAARNDFRKFASPDQQRMYDDTVIGLIVDIGNDMVESALTRTQNDQGLAGLDPARWDTAATYTVNLARKVADAMQARTQAHTDTLAERARTSALVDGGIVLGALLLAAALAVVIARSLLRPLRVLRGSALEVAEHRLPEAVQDILADPRPENARNRGVAPVPVFTREELGQVARAFDAVHGEAVRLAGEQALLRENVNSMFVNLSRRSQNLVERQLSVLDRMEADEQDSETLGGLFELDHLATRMRRNSENLLVLSGTELDRVAPGPVAAEEIIGAALSEVEHYQRIELLGVPDLQVRGEPASDLVHVISELLENATLYSGEDTVVTVYGTIAPDASWHVLITDRGAGMPDPEIARANARLAEPPEVDVEVSRRMGLYVVARLARRHKITVRLAAADGGGLAATVVVPPSLLIGTPPVGLPAPELAAAAPEPVAVSTVLSPDAPAGLPLPQELPSLPVFSEPFSEPRRAPVESEPAPSWPEAEPYQFDPDEPTERMPAYQDLLEQWFAAAEQRVPDLPVAGPEPAPSWGLWEPEPEPGEPGVEPYAEPVLEPVVEPDRPAPEPRQGTWPAEGAVDWPEVTSPELAPVWPEESRREPVAEPVDPRPEPEADDAEPEWPKLQWPEPRKPEPEPDWPGPVWAETALEQAATGPVLTEPIPAEPPEPRWPEPAAEDFPPEPRVHADHARRRAEEPPSPRQAPEPEPRWPDADDNEQYREPGDKPVVSRAADAVRVRMASLQNGTRRGRHARTETERE from the coding sequence GTGGCCCGTCGGCGAAGTCGTCCGCGTGACGACGCGATGGCGGACGCGTCGCACGATGCAAGTGCAGTTGCCGAAGCAGGCGGCCGGTGGCGCCTGCGCAACTGGCGCCTGCGCACGAAACTCCTTGCGGTGCTGCTCATTCCGGCGATCACCGTCGTCGTACTCGCCGGGCTGCACGCCAAACAGGACCTCGATCACGCCGACCAGCTTGCCGAACTGGCCGCCCGGGGCCGGGTCGACGGGACCATCGCCGAGGTCGTGCACCAGCTCCAGCGCGAACGCGATCTGACCGTCCGGTTCGTCGCGGGTGGACGGAAGGCCGATCCCGCCGAACTGCGCGCGCAGCGTGACCGGGTGGACGCCGCTTCGGCCGCGTTCTCGAAGGAAATCGGTGCGCAGACGCCAAAACTGCCGTCGCAGGCGGTAACCGCGTTGCGGCAGACGGAATCCCGGCTCGGCGTGCTGACCGGTCTCCGGTTCGCGGGCGAACATTCGGCTTATCCCGCCGACGCGGTCTTGCGTTCGTACAGCGAGCTGATTTCGGGCCTGCTCGACATGAACGATCAAGCTGTCACCGGGATTACAGATCCGGACCTGGCGCGGCTCCGGCTCGCCGCCAACGCGCTGGCGCGCGTGAAGGACCAGATGTCGATCAAGCGCGCGGTGCTCGCGCAGGCGCTCGAGCAGGGCTCGCTTTCGCCGGACGGCACCAGGGCGCTGCTCGGTGCCGACGCGGAGCTTTCCGCCGCGCGCAACGACTTCCGCAAGTTCGCCAGCCCGGACCAGCAGCGGATGTACGACGACACGGTGATCGGGCTGATCGTCGACATCGGAAACGACATGGTCGAGTCGGCGCTCACCCGCACGCAGAACGACCAGGGTCTCGCCGGTCTCGACCCGGCGCGCTGGGACACCGCGGCGACCTACACCGTCAACCTGGCGCGCAAGGTCGCCGACGCGATGCAGGCGCGGACGCAGGCGCACACCGACACCCTCGCCGAGCGGGCGCGCACTTCCGCGTTGGTGGACGGCGGGATCGTGCTGGGCGCGCTCCTGCTCGCCGCGGCGCTCGCGGTGGTCATCGCGCGCTCGCTGCTGCGGCCCCTGCGCGTCCTGCGGGGCAGCGCGCTCGAAGTCGCCGAGCACCGGCTGCCGGAGGCGGTGCAGGACATCCTCGCCGACCCGCGCCCCGAAAACGCGCGAAACCGTGGTGTGGCACCGGTTCCGGTGTTCACCCGCGAAGAACTGGGACAGGTGGCGCGTGCGTTCGACGCCGTGCACGGGGAAGCGGTCCGGCTCGCGGGTGAACAGGCGCTGCTGCGCGAAAACGTCAACTCGATGTTCGTGAACCTCTCGCGGCGGAGCCAAAACCTCGTCGAGCGCCAGCTTTCGGTGCTCGACCGGATGGAAGCGGACGAACAGGACTCCGAAACGCTCGGCGGACTGTTCGAACTGGACCACCTCGCGACCAGGATGCGCCGCAACAGCGAGAACCTGCTCGTGCTGTCCGGTACCGAGCTCGACCGCGTCGCGCCGGGCCCGGTCGCCGCCGAGGAGATCATCGGCGCCGCGCTGTCCGAGGTGGAGCACTACCAGCGCATCGAACTGCTCGGCGTGCCCGATCTCCAGGTCCGCGGCGAGCCGGCGAGCGATCTCGTGCACGTGATTTCCGAGCTGCTCGAGAACGCGACGCTGTATTCGGGCGAGGACACCGTGGTCACCGTGTACGGCACGATCGCGCCGGACGCGTCGTGGCACGTGCTCATCACCGACCGCGGCGCGGGCATGCCGGACCCGGAGATCGCGCGCGCCAACGCCAGGCTCGCCGAACCGCCCGAAGTGGACGTCGAGGTGTCCAGGCGGATGGGCCTGTACGTGGTGGCGCGGCTGGCGAGGCGGCACAAGATCACCGTCCGGCTCGCGGCCGCCGACGGCGGCGGGCTCGCCGCGACGGTCGTCGTGCCGCCGTCGCTGCTGATCGGCACGCCGCCGGTGGGGCTGCCCGCGCCGGAACTGGCCGCCGCGGCACCGGAGCCCGTCGCGGTGTCGACGGTGCTGAGCCCGGACGCGCCCGCCGGGCTCCCGCTGCCGCAGGAGCTGCCGTCGCTGCCGGTGTTCAGCGAACCGTTCAGCGAGCCCCGCCGCGCGCCGGTCGAGTCCGAGCCCGCGCCGTCGTGGCCGGAAGCCGAGCCGTACCAGTTCGACCCCGACGAGCCGACCGAGCGGATGCCCGCGTACCAGGATCTGCTCGAGCAGTGGTTCGCCGCGGCGGAGCAGCGCGTCCCCGATCTGCCGGTGGCCGGCCCGGAACCGGCGCCGAGCTGGGGCCTGTGGGAACCGGAACCGGAGCCGGGGGAACCCGGCGTGGAACCGTACGCGGAACCGGTTCTGGAACCCGTCGTCGAGCCGGACCGGCCCGCGCCCGAACCGCGCCAGGGGACGTGGCCCGCGGAAGGCGCCGTGGACTGGCCGGAGGTCACCTCGCCGGAGCTGGCACCGGTGTGGCCGGAGGAATCCCGCCGCGAACCGGTCGCCGAACCGGTGGACCCGCGGCCGGAGCCGGAAGCGGACGACGCCGAGCCGGAATGGCCGAAACTGCAGTGGCCGGAGCCGAGGAAGCCCGAACCGGAGCCGGATTGGCCGGGCCCCGTCTGGGCCGAGACCGCCTTGGAACAGGCCGCCACCGGTCCCGTGCTGACCGAGCCCATCCCCGCCGAGCCGCCCGAACCGCGGTGGCCGGAGCCCGCCGCCGAGGACTTCCCGCCCGAACCCCGCGTGCACGCCGACCACGCGCGCCGCCGTGCCGAAGAACCGCCGTCGCCGAGGCAGGCGCCGGAGCCGGAACCCCGGTGGCCGGACGCCGACGACAACGAGCAGTACCGCGAACCGGGTGACAAGCCGGTGGTTTCCCGCGCGGCGGACGCGGTGCGGGTCCGGATGGCGAGCCTGCAGAATGGCACCAGGCGTGGCAGGCACGCCAGGACGGAGACGGAGCGCGAATGA